In one window of Eggerthella guodeyinii DNA:
- a CDS encoding rod shape-determining protein gives MSFLDMFSGLTGQMSTDMAIDLGTANTLVAIPGEGIVVNEPSVVAIEKATHRVLAVGHEAKNMINHTPEAFSAEHPLHDGVVADYDVTEAMISAFIGKAAPRKYPWQAKPRIVICIPCGATSVEKRAVFEAAVQAGARQAYLIEEPMAAAMGADLPVTEPTGSMVVDIGGGTTEVAVISLGGIVTSSSLRLAGNRMDEAIAMHLRDLLGIKIGERTAEIIKIKIGSILPFEDGRERDMIISGQDVITEQPKEVTIQSEDVRAALQAPCEEMVVHIKETFKKTNPDLASDIIQNGILLTGGGGLLSGLDRYLTDKLEIPVWTSETALTNVVMGCLKVLETPTALKQTLMRSK, from the coding sequence ATGTCCTTCTTAGATATGTTTTCGGGTTTGACCGGCCAGATGTCCACGGACATGGCCATCGACCTCGGAACTGCTAATACATTGGTCGCCATCCCTGGCGAGGGTATCGTTGTGAACGAGCCCTCGGTCGTCGCCATCGAGAAGGCCACCCATCGCGTGCTCGCGGTGGGCCACGAAGCCAAGAACATGATCAACCACACGCCGGAGGCGTTCTCCGCCGAGCACCCGCTGCATGACGGCGTGGTCGCCGACTACGACGTGACGGAGGCCATGATCTCGGCGTTCATCGGCAAGGCCGCGCCGCGCAAGTACCCCTGGCAGGCCAAGCCCCGCATCGTCATCTGCATCCCGTGCGGCGCCACCTCGGTGGAGAAGCGCGCGGTGTTCGAGGCCGCCGTCCAGGCCGGCGCGCGCCAGGCCTACCTCATCGAGGAGCCCATGGCCGCGGCCATGGGTGCCGACCTGCCCGTCACCGAGCCCACGGGCTCCATGGTGGTGGACATCGGCGGCGGCACCACGGAAGTGGCCGTCATCTCGCTCGGCGGCATCGTCACCTCGTCGTCGCTGCGCCTGGCCGGCAACCGCATGGACGAGGCCATCGCCATGCACCTGCGCGACCTTCTGGGCATCAAGATCGGCGAGCGCACGGCCGAGATCATCAAGATCAAGATCGGCTCCATCCTGCCGTTCGAGGACGGTCGCGAGCGCGACATGATCATCTCGGGCCAGGACGTGATCACCGAGCAGCCGAAGGAAGTGACCATCCAATCCGAGGATGTGCGCGCCGCCTTGCAGGCCCCCTGCGAGGAGATGGTCGTGCACATCAAGGAGACGTTCAAGAAGACGAACCCCGACCTCGCCTCCGACATCATCCAGAACGGCATCCTGCTGACGGGCGGCGGCGGCCTGCTGTCCGGCCTCGACCGCTACCTCACCGACAAGCTGGAGATTCCCGTATGGACGAGCGAGACGGCGCTCACGAACGTGGTCATGGGCTGCCTCAAGGTGCTCGAGACGCCGACGGCGCTCAAGCAGACGCTCATGCGCTCGAAATAA
- the mreD gene encoding rod shape-determining protein MreD, translated as MNLTRESIVIAVGAVVALLLQIVVAPNIALFSAQPNILLAYVLVVAIVRPLDAGPVLPFVLGLVCDLLGSGPVGGYAFLFVIVSFIASRAFSVLDNDTLFMPLTIFVIATFATEMLYGALLIGLGLSVSPGDAFLYRALPCTLYDCVIGLVLYPIIARLLADGAQDRGPRTPRLR; from the coding sequence GTGAACCTGACGCGTGAGAGCATCGTCATCGCCGTCGGCGCGGTGGTCGCGCTGCTGCTGCAGATCGTCGTGGCCCCCAACATCGCGCTGTTCTCGGCGCAGCCGAACATCCTGCTGGCGTACGTGCTCGTGGTGGCCATCGTGCGGCCGCTCGACGCCGGCCCGGTGCTGCCGTTCGTGCTGGGCCTCGTCTGCGACCTGCTGGGATCGGGGCCCGTGGGCGGCTACGCCTTCCTGTTCGTCATCGTGTCGTTCATCGCGTCGCGCGCGTTCTCGGTGCTCGACAACGACACGCTGTTCATGCCGCTGACCATCTTCGTCATCGCGACGTTCGCTACCGAGATGCTGTACGGCGCCCTGCTCATCGGCCTCGGGCTGTCGGTGAGCCCCGGGGACGCGTTCTTGTACCGCGCCCTGCCGTGCACGCTGTACGACTGCGTCATCGGCCTCGTGCTGTATCCGATCATCGCGCGCCTGCTTGCCGACGGCGCCCAGGACCGCGGACCGCGCACGCCTCGGCTGCGGTAG
- the mreC gene encoding rod shape-determining protein MreC yields MALNFQQRSSVFLRRVLLVAFLVASLALVTLYSREGQDGPLHAIQSGVSGAVAPLKFVGAAANSGVNSAGESFGNLTADESTLSGLRESNAELRELLSQADEYKQEAQRLQQLLDLKDLYEIDGVGARVVGNPDEAWSQTVTIDKGTADGVETGLTVMGTSGVIGQVYSAAEHTAKVRLLTDPDSGAAARVESSRAEGVVRGSLEGLLYLENLDADAVVNPGDVVVTSGLGGSYAPGLIIGTVVKVDTRQGESTRRVVVSPNDTTGALEEVLVVFGVGADDDTDGNDGNDGNEGGDAS; encoded by the coding sequence ATGGCGCTTAATTTCCAACAGAGAAGCTCGGTGTTCCTGCGCCGGGTTCTGCTCGTCGCATTCCTCGTCGCGTCGCTCGCGCTGGTCACGCTGTACTCGCGCGAGGGCCAGGACGGCCCGCTGCATGCGATCCAGAGCGGCGTGTCGGGAGCCGTCGCGCCCCTGAAGTTCGTCGGCGCGGCCGCGAACTCGGGCGTGAACAGCGCCGGCGAAAGCTTCGGCAACCTCACGGCCGACGAGAGCACGCTGTCGGGCCTGCGCGAGAGCAACGCCGAGCTGCGCGAGCTGCTGAGCCAGGCCGACGAGTACAAGCAGGAGGCCCAGCGCCTCCAGCAGCTGCTGGACCTCAAGGACCTGTACGAGATCGACGGCGTGGGCGCGCGCGTGGTGGGCAACCCCGACGAGGCGTGGAGCCAGACCGTCACCATCGACAAGGGAACCGCCGACGGGGTGGAGACCGGCTTGACGGTGATGGGCACTTCCGGCGTGATCGGCCAGGTGTACAGCGCGGCCGAGCACACCGCCAAGGTGCGCCTGCTCACCGACCCCGACTCCGGTGCCGCGGCGCGCGTGGAATCGAGCCGCGCGGAGGGCGTGGTGCGCGGGTCGCTCGAGGGGCTGCTGTACCTCGAGAACCTCGACGCCGACGCCGTGGTGAACCCCGGCGACGTGGTGGTCACGTCCGGGCTGGGCGGCAGCTACGCGCCCGGCCTCATCATCGGCACCGTGGTGAAGGTGGACACCCGCCAGGGCGAGTCCACGCGGCGCGTGGTCGTGTCGCCGAACGACACGACGGGCGCCCTCGAAGAGGTGCTCGTCGTGTTCGGCGTGGGCGCCGACGACGATACCGACGGCAACGACGGCAACGACGGCAACGAAGGAGGCGATGCATCGTGA
- a CDS encoding Ni/Fe hydrogenase subunit alpha, whose amino-acid sequence MTKTAIHVDHIARIEGHGNVHVVIEDGAVKTVEMNVVEPARLFESMVRGRRFEEVPYIASRICGICSSSHVVTDLKAIERVFGVEVTDRTRALRELLVYGSYLQNHASHLFVFAAPDFLGMPSVFPLAQTDPELFEQALGLKALGNELCTKVGGRSIHPITAVVGGFTHEIEPAEYLELAAKMDAAMDFALEAVDLFRGFTVPAIATVGDMLAMVEDDYYPVECSDTAFFLNAGIEFDANEVQERVEEYAVPHSAALLARVRETGDPYFTGALARINASWQNLGQNAKVAAAKAGLRPPEANPFMNNVAQAVEIVDALDRCANLCRMLAEPGAIASSSEPVPFEVKAGRAVGFTEAPRGALFHDLTLDGEGRVTHASILTPTAQNVANLEADMRLLAETLVADGAAEDVVRLEIEKLVRAYDPCLSCSVH is encoded by the coding sequence ATGACGAAAACCGCTATACACGTCGACCATATCGCCCGCATCGAGGGCCACGGCAACGTGCACGTGGTCATCGAGGACGGGGCGGTGAAGACGGTCGAGATGAACGTCGTCGAGCCCGCGCGCCTGTTCGAGAGCATGGTGCGCGGCCGCCGCTTCGAGGAGGTGCCCTACATCGCCTCGCGCATCTGCGGCATCTGCTCGTCGAGCCACGTGGTGACCGACCTCAAGGCCATCGAGCGCGTCTTCGGCGTGGAGGTGACCGACCGCACGCGCGCCCTGCGCGAGCTTCTGGTGTACGGCTCCTACCTGCAGAACCACGCGTCGCACCTGTTCGTGTTCGCCGCCCCCGACTTCCTCGGCATGCCCAGCGTGTTCCCGCTGGCCCAGACCGACCCCGAGCTGTTCGAGCAGGCGCTCGGCCTCAAGGCGCTCGGCAACGAGCTGTGCACGAAGGTGGGCGGCCGCAGCATCCATCCCATCACCGCCGTGGTGGGCGGCTTCACGCACGAGATCGAGCCGGCGGAGTACCTCGAGCTGGCGGCTAAGATGGACGCCGCGATGGACTTCGCCCTGGAAGCGGTGGACCTGTTCCGCGGCTTCACGGTGCCGGCCATCGCCACGGTGGGCGACATGCTGGCCATGGTGGAGGACGACTACTACCCGGTGGAGTGCTCCGACACGGCGTTCTTCCTGAACGCGGGCATCGAGTTCGACGCGAACGAGGTGCAGGAGCGCGTCGAGGAGTACGCCGTGCCGCATTCGGCCGCGCTGCTCGCCCGCGTGCGCGAGACCGGCGACCCGTACTTCACGGGCGCGCTGGCCCGCATCAACGCCTCGTGGCAGAACCTCGGCCAGAACGCCAAGGTGGCCGCGGCGAAGGCGGGCCTGCGCCCGCCCGAGGCCAACCCGTTCATGAACAACGTGGCCCAGGCCGTGGAGATCGTGGACGCGCTCGACCGCTGCGCCAACCTCTGCCGCATGCTGGCCGAGCCCGGCGCCATCGCCAGCTCGAGCGAGCCCGTGCCCTTCGAGGTGAAAGCCGGCCGCGCCGTGGGCTTCACCGAGGCGCCGCGCGGCGCGCTGTTCCACGACCTCACGCTGGACGGCGAGGGCCGCGTGACGCACGCGTCCATCCTCACGCCCACGGCCCAGAACGTGGCGAACCTCGAGGCCGACATGCGCCTTCTGGCCGAGACGCTCGTCGCCGACGGGGCGGCGGAGGACGTCGTCCGCCTCGAGATCGAGAAGCTCGTCCGCGCCTACGACCCCTGCCTCAGCTGCAGCGTGCACTAA
- a CDS encoding type II toxin-antitoxin system Phd/YefM family antitoxin yields MPIVKPLSDFNRNQSSIIDELEQTQRPIYLTRNGTASIVVMDAGAFDRAMSFRASAYANEMRVYDSLMKGYDDVQQGRIVDADQAEEEIRRAKGWS; encoded by the coding sequence ATGCCTATCGTCAAACCGCTTTCGGATTTCAACCGCAACCAGTCGTCGATCATCGACGAGCTCGAGCAGACGCAACGGCCCATATACCTCACGCGCAATGGAACCGCGTCGATCGTGGTCATGGACGCCGGGGCGTTCGACCGGGCCATGTCGTTTCGCGCGAGCGCCTATGCGAACGAGATGCGTGTGTACGACAGCCTGATGAAGGGGTACGACGACGTCCAGCAAGGACGCATCGTCGATGCCGACCAGGCGGAAGAGGAGATCAGGCGCGCGAAGGGCTGGTCGTAG